The sequence TCTCTTTCAGAGCGGTTAAGGGATTAATTGAAATTTTTCCCAATGCAAAGCAAGTCTGTGAGCTATATCTTGAGAATGCGACGGATCATAATATCTGGGAATATGCTAAAAAAGAAGGCTATACAATTGTAACCTTCGATTCTGATTTTTACGATCTAACCCTCATATCAGGAATTCCACCAAAAGTAATCTGGTTAAGATTTGGAAATACATCAACAGATAATTTGATAAGAATTTTACAAGAGCATCAAAGCCTTATCCGTGAATTCATTGAGAATCCCGATTATCACGAAGTCGGTTGCCTGGAGATAAGTAAAGATATTTTCGAGGCATAACAGGCCGCAATGTGATTAGGCGAGAAAAGTTGGTTAATATACAGATTACAAGTAAAATATCTCAACTGGAAAGGAAACAAACTACCAATTCGATCCCGCCCGTCGCAAAGCGGCAGAACATTAGATGAATTTGCTGCCTTTTAACAATTAAAGGTATGAGTTGACCGGCCATACCAATTTCCGAACACCCTTATTACTCTGCTGCCATTTTTAAAGCTAAGGA comes from Bacteroidota bacterium and encodes:
- a CDS encoding DUF5615 family PIN-like protein → MKLLFDQNISFRAVKGLIEIFPNAKQVCELYLENATDHNIWEYAKKEGYTIVTFDSDFYDLTLISGIPPKVIWLRFGNTSTDNLIRILQEHQSLIREFIENPDYHEVGCLEISKDIFEA